The sequence taatccaaattacgaAAGCGGTCGTTacattagttattactaattttcctcattaacttaaatttgaatatcttttgaatttaatattaagttgaggaattctaggaattggttattgaagattcttaaaagatattttttaagttgattttaaacttaaaatggaatatccttaaattaagtagttaccacctaatcttcatatttaattaaattttatttggaaaattttaagttgcttattatagattctttctataataacttaaatcagatattttctaaatcttgaaaagatacttagttaaattgagatattttctagatagttatttctatactaattattatttctaatatacgaaaatatcattgattgtgaaattaattatttaataattaattttagtacaattcagttaaaaatatttttcctaagttgatacatttaattaaattgaaaattaaatatctaagttgattttcataatgatacttaaatattgttatcttcatgatatttaattaaataaaaaattattttaagttgggtattttcataacaacttaaatttgaataattttcaaaatatattttatttattttattaatcattttttaaaattgcatttatttatgcaagatgattttgaatttatcttaaaaaatagattaaagttgtaaattaattatttatttaattaatttttgaatcaacttaaatcaatgatttttccatttaatgattaatttaaaataaaggaactaaaatatattattagaaattgaattaattagtcaagaaaatctagatagatagtattcttgcttgaagtattttttctagtaaagtttgatttattttaatgaatttcgaaaaattatataattttatactttaattttttgaaatacaatatatatatttatagaaaattttaatttgagttgcaaattaatttaaattaatacaacttaaattaagtaattttcttaatatttattggaaaattaatactaagatggaaataattcattttattttcttaaccatctaagtttaattttataaatattaaattaaattttatttagaattttattctaaatttaaaatttaatcaaataaatatatatttaaaataaataaataatagaagaaaatacattttaaataatgaactttattattattaagatattcgatctccattgttggttttacatagctattgttttagtgagtaatcctccctaatagagaaacattcattagcaagttagcaccgtttaatctcaaaatataagtatatttgtaagttttttatattagtattgatcaccctaatggtggcgactgtataagacttacaaacgtatgaaacaatggtggaagctcatgaaataggaatgaccttgactctcgcctaaaccgaacaacgtcagattctcttttcgatcgaataaaaggttgctagaatgtttgtcattttagatgagctgacaactctattcaatggatgatagctttgactctcgcctaaacgggacactgatatcagtttgttgaaaaccttggaaattatttaggattgtattttttttagtattttctctagtcattcatacttgctatgtgctaataatttctgaataagattttgtgttaaaccataattgaattctattaattattttgtagtatcgtGAATTGccatgtcgaatcccatgttatcactgttgactgaaaataagctaaatggatctaacttcccaatatagagagagaacattaatattgctctcataggtgaaagtgccctgtttgtgttgactgagccgtctcctgaacagccaggtgacaatgcaaccaaagctgttaaagagaagttcgagcgttggcagaatgctaacaacaaagctcgatacttcatgctttccagcatggttgataccttgaaaacaaggttttctagcactgtcacggctgcagaaatcatgacgcagttaactgagctattcggtatggcatctatccgcAAGGgtcaaaaacttgttgtgaaaattatatacgcaagtatacgcagtcaaacaagtaataaagtgataagtaagatcgtctccacagggattgcaaacaaagtttgatgtaaaatcaactaattacaacttaaaataaaaagaaataatatgcaaatggttgagtaatggttcaaaattaaaaatgacaaGAATTAAACTTGCTAGAATTAAAACTACTGCTGCTAAGAAAAATTGGTTGCAAGATAAAAGTTGTAATATGGTaaaaatggcttgaataactaattccttctagtcaggttttttTTCAGTCAGTACAGCATCGGTTCAGCATTGCTCTAGCATTCTGCACAGAGATAACAACAAATtcctctaggcttgtgagaattttccaacactcacaacTTTAATTCTACTATTTAGCTCAAcatattcctatatcaaaccagcaaGCAGAACACCATTCAAACATTCATTTGgtaagttatgcaaggtaaatgaaatattcctattccacttacaaagaaaagcctaaatctaggttttcacttgctccattcaagttgaactactagatctagcccttccggtacaagatctagcttagcaaattgttattcatggccaagaaacaacaatcaattaaaatgaaactcacttgaatgaacaaaggcaaacaaatgctaaagtaagcttaaaatttaatcatacccaacttagaagttcatagccattcaagcctcaaaagtttagctcatattcaagtaagaagataaaatccaagctaaaaacaattcatccatggctgctgcccaaatttacaatctcaagaagtttttaatactaagtacaaacaacaataaaagatgaaaataaagaagaatattaAGAAAGGGTAAAGAAAAGTCAAACACTAGGCTTGGTCCCCTCTTATTTCTTCTTTGTTGTACTTCCTGCTGCAATTAAAACTCCTCCAGAAAAATGCAGCTGCTCAAGTAcgagatgatgaagatgataatGGTGTACTTCCCTTTCCTTCTCTtttttgttgttgggtttttagggtacaAACTTCATACcccaaaatagaagcccaaacttttccactttggcccactagggTTAGACCCCTTTCTTCCACGTCAGCTGGCTGGTGCAATTTGAGTGACTGGACCGAAGTTGCTGAGGTGGATAAGTGAAATTCGTGTTTCCACGTCACTGCTAGGATGCTGAATTCACTTCAGCATTGCTTTAGCATTGCTTCAGCAATCAACCCAGTTTTAGCTTGTGCTCCTTTTCTTCcttgcttctttttcttttaccttTCAATTTAATTCCTCATTTTCCAACAAAATAAGCACagttaattggaaaaacacacccaacaatatcaatatttacaaaacttaaaggttagattactaaatagaaaataacactaaaactaattaaaattaagcaaaataaacacattttcattactctcctcacaatactttagtttaaaagcataaaaattaactctataccatagagttatcacaccccaaacttagagtattgctcgtcctcgagtaatgaaaaacaaaaagagctaaacaataaaaacagaaaatgacAGCAACACTAACATGATTGCAGTAGAGAAAATCTTGCTCTTTCACACTTGGTCTAGGGACGAAATTTGCTCTCAAAATTAGATGAAATGGAAATGTAATTGGTAGTAGTGAATATGCCTCGAACTTGTGTATTTCAACAAAATTTTGCATGTTATTTATGTCCTTAAAACTTATCAAGAGTAACTCAATCAATAAAGTGTGCAAAAACTTCCCACCAATACCTTGAATTTCTATAACAACCACCTTTGATCCTCAAGTTTAAAGGTTTGCTTCCATAAGTTGAATTAGTGCaatcctctccactaatgtagctTAGCTTTACAACTTAGATCAAAAGGGCTTGGCTTGAATGTTAGGCTTGGGTTAGGGTATGGTAAAGGATGTATTTAAGCTAGCTCAACACCTAATCACTTCACTTGTCAAACATCGAGCCTCTTccttaagaattttttttcttgaccctcttccctaattcaatactcacaagtacttgatattaaaattgACTTCGCTtgctatatttattattttttttttgaactaaaatgggtggaacaccccaaacttagttgcaagcatatgtatgtttttttttcttttctttcattgctgattttttttttatatatattagaaagacatttattactatattatacttatataacAAAGAGAAGGTGAATTGAAAGTTCATACTCATATACTTTGCGAGCTAATtcccccaccccaaacttacaacccaacattgtccccaatgtggctaaaagtataacCTTGAATTAGCTCGCTATAAGTTACACTCACCGcactcaccccaaacttaatgtgaaacttGGCTCTTGACAAGTGAGCAATTAAGTTAGGACATATGTGGAAATGCAAATTAAGATTGGCGTTAGATGTAGGATTGGGTTGCACAACGATAATAGGCTAAATGGCTCAAACTTGGGTGACTAGGGAAAAATTGAATGTATAGGAAAGGTTAGAAAGGCTCAAACGTCCAAAGATGGCCTAAATCATTTCTGAGTTATAAAGCTCgctaggatttcgcctcaaggaTTACACTAGCTAATTCTAGATGCTTAAACTCTCTCAaagtgttagctattctaaaaaCTCAAGGTATGGTGGGATAACACAAGCACACAATTGTTGAAAGCATTCCTCATATGCTAGCATTTAGACAAGAATAACActtaaaattagcatttttaacACACAAACCAAGGCACTCCACAAATAGAGGAAAATGGATATTTTTCATCATCGAGCGCTACCCTAAACCAAGCTGAAAATACATGCAGTATTTTTCTCATTTGCAATCTAAAACATAACATCACAAACATGACAAAATAACATGATTAATACACATCTAATCCACATAATATTTATTACTCACACAACTAAAGACAACAATAAAAGTAAACTAAGTAAACAATCAAACACAACCAGCAATAAAAATTTAACtaaggaaaaaaaagaaaactcccTCAAGATTTGAACTCTTCCCCACTAGAGTCTCTGCTTCAAAATGCTGAAGTGATGCTGATCCAATGCTGTACTGGGACCTACTGCTTCAACATACAAATTTGCTCACGCCATATTGCAGCAGCCCCTTTTTTTCTGTCATTCTCTGCTTTGCACCAGCAATAAAGATCACCACACTATAGCAAAATCATTAGTAAATGTAGGAAattaaaagttatatatatgtaattatataagtatgtatataataattttttttctttttcttcttttcctcttttttttttctttttcttcttttcctttttttttctttcttttttttttcaaggggtggcacaccccaaacttaattgtaaatacatatatattttttttcaaggggtggcacaccccaaacttattacatagcatatatataactaaatataatcTTGTCCTCCGCTCTTGGGTTGCCCAAATGTGATTCACTAAAGCCATGACAACCCGAGACCCTTCTTCCTCAAGCCTCTTCCAATGTGATGGAGGTCTTTGCTCGATCACCCTCACCACCCCCAAACTTCACTCATTGGCCTTTCACCAAAAAATTTCTTCTTGAAAGTGCATCACGTAGTTCTACCACCCCATCGGGGTACACTCTCACCACCAAGAAAGATCCATCACACCTTGAATCTAGTCGTCCATGAGTAGCCTTCGTTAAAGAGTTAGCAAAAATCACTTGTTGCCCAACTTCAAACATTTTAGACCAAAATTTTCTACTaaacttatttttctttctcttctttttgggtGGTTTTTTAGGGTCaaatgatgttttgtctttGCTTTCTTGCGGCTCGTGATCCTTAGCAATTTCTTTAAGGGGAATCTTCTTTCTCACCTTCTTactatttttgaatttggaCTCCTCAACCATGTTAGGATCCATATCTCCAATTGCTAAGCATTCTCCTATTGCATCCGGAGCACGCATAGGATGAAAGACCTTGAATGTGGCTTGCTCATCTTGAGCTCTCATAGTAAGCTCTCCCTTTTCAACATCTATCAAAGTTCTTCCCGTGGCAAGAAATGGCCTCCCTAAAATGATTGGAACTTCCCTATCTTCCTCATAGTCAAGAATAATGAAATCGGCCGGAAAAATGAACTTATCCACTTGTACCAACACATCTTCAATTTTCCCTTCCGGATGAGCCATGGAACGATCAGCTAATTGCAAAGTGACGGTGGTTGTccttgcttctccaattcccaacttcctaaaaatagacataggcatgagattaatactagctcccaagtcacaaagaGCTCTTCCAACATCTCGACCCCCTATAGAAATTGGAATTGTAAAGCTACCCGGATCTTTCAATTTGGGCGGGATTTTACTTTTCAACATAGCACTACAGCCCTCCGTCAAAGCAACCGTTTCAAACTCGCCAAGCCtccttttctttgtcaaaatatcCTTCAAAAACTTCACATAAGTTGGCATTTGCTCCAAAGCTTCCACTAATGGTATATTGATGTGGAGCTGCTTtagaacatcaagaaatctccggaattgaccaTCGTCTTGCTGCTTCTTGAATCGTTGAGGAAATGGTGGAGGTGGCTTTTGCAAAGACTTTTCTGCAGCAGAATGCTGAGTGGATGCTGTAACTACTGGGGGAATTTGAGCAGCTGAAATTGCtggttttttcttcatttccccCTCTTTTTGGATTGAAGAGGGCTCCTTACTGCCTGTTGCAACCACATTTGACTCAAGAATTTTTCCACTTCTCAAGGTTATCGCTTTGCAATGCTCTTTGCCATCTCTTCTTGGGTTTTCGGTGTCACTAGGCAAAGTGCCTTGTGGTCTATTCTTCAAATCATTGGCCAATTTCCCCAATTGAACTTCAAGATTCCGAAGAGATGCTGCCTGGCTTTGAATTACAGCGTCATTCTCGGCCATATAATCTCTCATTAAGCTCTCCAAAGAACTAGTTTGAGAGCCTTGAGGTTGGTGTGGTTGTTGAGGTCTTGGTTGTTGAGAAAAACCCGGTAGAAATGATTGCTTTCCTTGTGCTTGTTGTGCTCCACTTGAACTTGCCCCTTGACCTCCCCATGAAAAGTTCGGATGATGCTTCCATGCCGGATTGTAGGAGTTTGAGTATGGATTCTTGTTGCGATTAAAGTTTTGATTACCCACATAGCAAACTGAAGCTGGATTTGAAGGGAAATTTTCAAAAGTATGCCCATCACCACAATACACACAAGAAATTTCGGCCCTTTGAATGGCAGCGGCTGGTTGTACACTTCCTCCCATATTCATATTCTTCAAAATGTTGGTCATTGAGGCCATTTGAGCGGTTAGAGCGGTCAAGGCATCTACTTCAAGAACACCCGCTACTTTTCGACTTGTAGGAGCTCTATTAGTTGACCATTGATAGTTGTTGCTAGATATCCTTTCCAAAATCTCAAAAGCTTCATTGTAAGACTTGGAAAGAATGGCTCCATTAGCGAAAGCATCCAACACCATCCTAGCTGCCGCATTGAGACCATTGTAAAATGTCTCAAGTTGGATACAATGAGGAATACCATGGTGTGGGCACTTCctcaacaactccttgaatcttTCCCATGCATCACTAGTAGTCTCATCTTCCAATTGTTGAAAGGACATGATCTCGCTTCGAAACTTTGCATTTCTTGTTGGAGGAaagtactttctcaagaatttttCAGCCAAGTCATTCCAATTAGTCACCGAATCGGGAGGAAGAGTGTTAAGCCATGCTCTAGCCCGATCCCTCAAGGAAAATGGGAACAACTTCAATCTTAAAGCCTCTTCACTTACTCCTTGTAgcttgaaagaatcactcacctccaaaaatgagcgaatatggaggtgaggatcttcCGTTGGCGACCCACCAAATTGACCAActgtttggagcatttgaaacatgACGGGCTTGAGCTCAAAGTGAGGTGCTTGGATTTCGGGTCTCACAATACCCGGATTAAGCTCATTGAACATAGGGGCTGCATACTCTCTTATTGCCCGGGCTCAATCATCGGCCAAAGCAATAGGATTGGCTTCATTATGAACACCCCCAACTTCAAACCCATCGGCCATATTGCAGCGTTTTTTAGCCTTTTGTTCCTTTCTCCTTTGTCTGAAAGTGCGTTCAATTTCGGggtcaataggagcaagttcaaggtcttcttcttgctcgttcaTACACTAGATTACACCTGAACAAGAGAAATTCAGCGCACCAAATAGGATTAAAACTTTCAACCagaaaataaattgcaaaatagttgataatacacaatttttagtttcaatccccggcaacggcgccaaaaacttgttgtgaaaattatatacgcaagtatacgcagtcaaacaagtaataaagtgataagtaagatcgtctccacagggattgcaaacaaagtttgatgtaaaatcaactaattacaacttaaaataaaaagaaataatatgcaaatggttgagtaatggttcaaaattaaaaatgacaaGAATTAAACTTGCTAGAATTAAAACTACTGCTGCTAAGAAAAATTGGTTGCAAGATAAAAGTTGTAATATGGTaaaaatggcttgaataactaattccttctagtcaggttttttTTCAGTCAGTACAGCATCGGTTCAGCATTGCTCTAGCATTCTGCACAGAGATAACAACAAATtcctctaggcttgtgagaattttccaacactcacaacTTTAATTCTACCATTTAGctcaatatattcctatatcaaaccagcaaGCAGAACACCATTCAAACATTCATTTGgtaagttatgcaaggtaaatgaaatattcctattccacttacaaagaaaagcctaaatctaggttttcacttgctccattcaagttgaactactagatctagcccttccggtacaagatctagcttagcaaattgttattcatggccaagaaacaacaatcaattaaaatgaaactcacttgaatgaacaaaggcaaacaaatgctaaagtaagcttaaaatttaatcatacccaacttagaagttcatagccattcaagcctcaaaagtttagctcatattcaagtaagaagataaaatccaagctaaaaacaattcatccatggctgctgcccaaatttacaatctcaagaagtttttaatactaagtacaaacaacaataaaagatgaaaataaagaagaatattaAGAAAGGGTAAAGAAAAGTCAAACACTAGGCTTGGTCCCCTCTTATTTCTTCTTTGTTGTACTTCCTGCTGCAATTAAAACTCCTCCAGAAAAATGCAGCTGCTCAAGTAcgagatgatgaagatgataatGGTGTACTTCCCTTTCCTTCTCTtttttgttgttgggtttttagggtacaAACTTCATACcccaaaatagaagcccaaacttttccactttggcccactagggTTAGACCCCTTTCTTCCACGTCAGCTGGCTGGTGCAATTTGAGTGACTGGACCGAAGTTGCTGAGGTGGATAAGTGAAATTCGTGTTTCCACGTCACTGCTAGGATGCTGAATTCACTTCAGCATTGCTTTAGCATTGCTTCAGCAATCAACCCAGTTTCAGCTTGTGCTCCTTTTCTTCcttgcttctttttcttttacctttcaatttaattcctccttttgcaacaaaataagcacagttaattggaaaaacacacccaacaatatcaatatttacaaaacttaaaggttagattactaaatagaaaataacaccaaaactaattaaaattaagcaaaataaacacattttcattactctcctcacaatactttagtttaaaagcataaaaattaactctataccatagagttatcagatac is a genomic window of Cannabis sativa cultivar Pink pepper isolate KNU-18-1 chromosome 9, ASM2916894v1, whole genome shotgun sequence containing:
- the LOC115723589 gene encoding uncharacterized protein LOC115723589 — translated: MFNELNPGIVRPEIQAPHFELKPVMFQMLQTLQGVSEEALRLKLFPFSLRDRARAWLNTLPPDSVTNWNDLAEKFLRKYFPPTRNAKFRSEIMSFQQLEDETTSDAWERFKELLRKCPHHGIPHCIQLETFYNGLNAAARMVLDAFANGAILSKSYNEAFEILERISSNNYQWSTNRAPTSRKVAGVLEVDALTALTAQMASMTNILKNMNMGGSVQPAAAIQRAEISCVYCGDGHTFENFPSNPASVCYVGNQNFNRNKNPYSNSYNPAWKHHPNFSWGGQGASSSGAQQAQGKQSFLPGFSQQPRPQQPHQPQGSQTSSLESLMRDYMAENDAVIQSQAASLRNLEVQLGKLANDLKNRPQGTLPSDTENPRRDGKEHCKAITLRSGKILESNVVATGSKEPSSIQKEGEMKKKPAISAAQIPPVVTASTQHSAAEKSLQKPPPPFPQRFKKQQDDGQFRRFLDVLKQLHINIPLVEALEQMPTYVKFLKDILTKKRRLGEFETVALTEGCSAMKLGIGEARTTTVTLQLADRSMAHPEGKIEDVLVQVDKFIFPADFIILDYEEDREVPIILGRPFLATGRTLIDVEKGELTMRAQDEQATFKVFHPMRAPDAIGECLAIGDMDPNMVEESKFKNSKKVRKKIPLKEIAKDHEPQESKDKTSFDPKKPPKKKRKKNKFSRKFWSKMFEVGQQVIFANSLTKATHGRLDSRCDGSFLVVRVYPDGVVELRDALSRRNFLVKGQ